In bacterium, the following proteins share a genomic window:
- a CDS encoding transposase, with protein MKKMRANYPPAFKAKVALDAIKEERTTSELASQYQVHPGQIRNWKAIASNGITELFIGKRQKADQDKDKLIPDFRQYKISTLQLFLL; from the coding sequence ATGAAGAAAATGAGGGCAAATTATCCCCCGGCCTTTAAGGCAAAAGTAGCATTAGATGCAATAAAAGAGGAGAGGACCACATCTGAATTGGCAAGTCAGTATCAGGTTCATCCTGGGCAGATAAGGAACTGGAAAGCTATAGCAAGCAATGGCATAACAGAGTTATTTATAGGGAAAAGGCAGAAGGCCGATCAAGATAAAGATAAGCTTATACCTGACTTTCGCCAATACAAAATCTCTACATTGCAACTCTTTCTATTATAA